In Cydia strobilella chromosome 6, ilCydStro3.1, whole genome shotgun sequence, one DNA window encodes the following:
- the LOC134742172 gene encoding uncharacterized protein LOC134742172, which translates to MYRTPSQVKTRRQHRRELERTQLQMASTSSNAPAPAPAEPIVNKFLDLGTDSEKVKQPKDLEQVKMETPKSVRGSISSAKSELSTSSSIARRKQLEFEAAQAKAQIELALIDKKLEADLAQVDAEESQRENERGSEASGGAPSNRARSSVERWLSQGHDETTYIPQPDVPYQPQQQALPPNPAPAPVNLPIVRQPDVPSDSIRELALTLKDIMTNSSAKREDRLLSRLSTPRDLPIFSGDSVEWLHFKKAYTESTRVCEFSESENLERLRKALRGDAKDTVTALLIGNTPPAAVMEALELRFGRSEVIIMNLTTQLKKLPSLPTSYHYDLIDFSIKVNNCVATIGALNKPDYLRSPELASAVLNKLPSTLIGKWTDFAYKRLDEDQPKLTLISEFLKQEAQMLSLVGMTQVREQSKLSEIKTTAKYSSDNKVRINRPVLTTKAVEENKDCKFCSKGFHPLPECRVFKRAMRRDRWKFIKSQGLCYCCLTSRHDRETCPAPVCDINGCGLAHHKILHWKKPTSSQSADAVVDPPPEPAPAQAQPPAPEPAPSAPDTVAHVTSDCAKPSSTDNVMVKVVSVRLRGPKGTVSTYALLDDCSSVSMIDSDLATELGLKCEQPRSIKFTDAFGLEVYQSAVPTVIAQISGQNNNNSYDIKLRKVSKLHLPAQDLSVIRSLNCKRLSHIKDYVCKSRVMPRILIGEDNYFLIAPIEIIHGSETEPYGSLCKLGWSIHGNCGRTHSNAANVFHLSHTDSENIGELNDLIKHSFSLDSIGISTLRRENSDHLRALQILENSARLIGNQWEVGLPFKKDVCTMPDTREAALTRLQSLMRKFAKDDAYADRYRMEVNKLFAAGYARELKENELSADRVWYLPHFGIQNPNKPERSPQWRGLEQPHPTGGACVLGKVAQRA; encoded by the exons ATGTACAGGACCCCATCGCAGGTTAAAACTCGTAGACAACATCGCCGCGAACTCGAGCGCACGCAATTgcaaatggcgagtacatcgagcaacgcgcccgcgcccgcgcccgcggaaCCTATAGTTAATAAGTTCCTAGACCTCGGCACCGATAGTGAAAAAGTGAAACAGCCGAAGGATTTGGAACAAGTGAAAATGGAAACACCAAAAAGTGTACGTGGTTCGATTTCGTCTGCCAAGTCGGAGTTATCTACGTCATCATCCATTGCAAGACGTAAGCAATTAGAATTTGAAGCCGCTCAGGCCAAGGCCCAGATTGAGTTGGCACTTATTGATAAAAAGCTAGAAGCTGATCTAGCCCAAGTTGACGCCGAAGAATCGCAGAGGGAAAATGAGCGCGGTAGTGAAGCGAGCGGAGGTGCGCCTAGCAACAGAGCGCGGTCTAGCGTCGAACGATGGTTGAGTCAAGGTCACGACGAAACTACTTACATACCGCAGCCAGATGTGCCCTATCAGCCACAGCAGCAAGCACTGCCACCCAACCCTGCACCAGCACCCGTCAACTTACCTATAGTCCGGCAACCCGATGTCCCCAGTGACAGCATTCGAGAACTAGCGCTTACCTTGAAGGATATCATGACGAACTCGTCAGCCAAGCGCGAGGATCGTTTGCTTAGCCGCCTGTCTACGCCACGAGACTTACCGATTTTCAGCGGCGACAGCGTCGAATGGTTGCACTTTAAAAAGGCTTACACGGAATCTACTCGAGTTTGTGAGTTCAGTGAGTCTGAGAACCTGGAGAGACTACGTAAAGCACTGCGAGGCGACGCCAAGGACACGGTCACCGCTCTGCTGATCGGTAACACCCCGCCCGCAGCCGTCATGGAAGCTCTCGAATTAAGGTTTGGCCGATCGGAAGTCATCATCATGAACCTTACGACGCAGCTGAAGAAGCTACCTTCGTTACCCACGTCGTACCATTATGACCTAATTGATTTTTCAATTAAAGTAAATAACTGCGTAGCAACAATAGGTGCGCTAAATAAGCCAGATTATCTACGCAGCCCTGAGCTCGCATCAGCTGTTCTTAACAAGCTACCGAGCACTTTGATTGGCAAATGGACCGATTTCGCATACAAAAGATTAGATGAAGACCAGCCTAAGTTGACCCTAATCTCTGAGTTTCTTAAACAAGAAGCACAAATGTTATCACTAGTTGGAATGACACAGGTACGTGAACAAAGTAAGCTGAGTGAAATAAAAACTACAGCAAAGTACTCAAGTGATAACAAAGTCCGTATTAATCGGCCTGTATTAACAACTAAAGCCGTCGAGGAAAACAAAGATTGTAAATTTTGCTCAAAAGGATTTCACCCGCTACCAGAGTGCCGTGTGTTCAAACGTGCCATGCGCCGTGATAGATGGAAGTTCATCAAATCGCAAGGACTTTGTTATTGTTGTCTGACGTCACGACACGACAGAGAAACATGCCCCGCGCCCGTTTGCGACATAAATGGTTGTGGACTCGCACACCACAAGATACTACACTGGAAGAAGCCTACGTCATCACAATCAGCTGACGCGGTCGTCGACCCGCCGCCCGAGCCGGCCCCGGCGCAGGCTCAACCGCCGGCCCCCGAGCCGGCACCTTCGGCCCCCGACACCGTGGCACATGTTACATCGGATTGTGCTAAACCTTCTTCTACGGATAACGTTATGGTAAAAGTAGTGTCAGTGCGATTGCGTGGACCTAAAGGTACCGTAAGTACATACGCGCTACTGGACGATTGCTCTTCAGTGTCTATGATAGACTCTGACCTAGCAACCGAGCTAGGTCTTAAATGTGAACAACCGCGTTCTATAAAGTTTACCGACGCGTTTGGACTAGAAGTGTACCAATCAGCCGTACCGACCGTCATCGCTCAGATAAGTGgacaaaacaataacaatagtTATGACATTAAGTTGCGTAAAGTGTCTAAATTACATTTACCAGCACAAGATTTGTCTGTAATTAGGAGTTTAAATTGTAAACGTTTATCTCATATTAAGGATTATGTGTGTAAAAGTCGTGTTATGCCGCGCATTCTTATTGGGGAAGATAATTACTTTTTAATCGCTCCGATTGAAATCATTCATGGTAGTGAAACCGAGCCCTATGGATCTCTGTGCAAGTTAGGTTGGTCAATTCATGGCAATTGTGGTCGCACTCACTCTAACGCTGCCAACGTGTTCCATCTCAGTCACACAGACAGCGAGAATATAGGTGAAttaaatgatttaattaaaCATTCTTTTTCCCTAGACTCCATAGGAATTTCAACCTTACGCCGTGAAAATAGCGATCATTTAAGGGCGTTGCAGATATTAGAAAATTCCGCGCGCCTTATCGGAAATCAATGGGAGGTTGGTCTGCCGTTCAAGAAGGACGTATGCACCATGCCAGATACACGCGAAGCTGCCTTAACGCGACTACAGTCTTTAATGCGCAAATTTGCTAAAGACGACGCGTACGCAGATCGCTACCGAATGGAGGTAAACAAGCTGTTTGCCGCTGGTTATGCACGTGAGCTCAAGGAAAATGAACTTTCGGCCGACCGCGTATGGTATCTCCCGCACTTCGGAATTCAGAATCCCAACAAACCTG aaCGTTCACCGCAGTGGCGTGGATTGGAACAACCGCATCCGACCGGAGGAGCATGCGTGCTGGGTAAGGTGGCTCAACGAGCTTAA